From Anaerohalosphaera lusitana, one genomic window encodes:
- the lexA gene encoding transcriptional repressor LexA, with translation MPRGKIKKITPPQQEAFDEICRFIDLNGYPPTMQELADKFGITAPSVVDRVNQLIYKGYIERTGRTPRSLRVLKRTENRPGRLKPVPIVGTVAAGMPIFAEENICGEVLVDSRTLGRGEHFACEVSGESMICAGIKDGSLIIVRRQQLAQSGDIVVAFLNGEVTVKRLRINNERIELVPENSKLEPIIISNDDELRILGRVVGCKHKS, from the coding sequence ATGCCAAGAGGCAAAATCAAAAAAATAACTCCCCCTCAGCAGGAAGCCTTTGACGAGATATGCCGGTTTATTGATCTAAACGGCTATCCCCCCACCATGCAGGAACTTGCGGACAAATTCGGTATTACCGCCCCGAGCGTGGTAGACAGGGTCAATCAGCTCATTTACAAAGGTTACATTGAGAGAACCGGACGGACCCCGCGCAGCTTACGCGTACTCAAAAGAACCGAAAACAGGCCAGGCCGACTCAAGCCCGTCCCGATTGTCGGTACGGTAGCCGCTGGAATGCCCATTTTTGCTGAAGAGAATATCTGCGGTGAAGTGCTGGTGGATTCCCGCACCCTGGGCAGAGGAGAGCATTTTGCCTGTGAAGTGTCCGGTGAAAGCATGATTTGTGCCGGCATAAAGGATGGGAGCCTGATTATCGTCAGGCGACAGCAGCTTGCCCAAAGCGGCGATATAGTAGTCGCCTTTCTCAATGGCGAAGTCACTGTTAAACGGCTCCGGATCAACAATGAGAGGATCGAGCTGGTCCCGGAGAATTCAAAGTTAGAACCCATAATCATCAGCAATGATGATGAGTTGAGAATACTGGGCAGGGTTGTCGGCTGCAAGCATAAGTCCTGA